The Humulus lupulus chromosome 7, drHumLupu1.1, whole genome shotgun sequence region GTGACTAAATTCAGGGATAAACTCAGTTTTCCTAGAGTTTTAATTGAAGTCTCACTGAAACAAGATTTTCCGGACATAATATACTTTGAAGATGAGAATGGCTTTAACACCTCAGTTTCGGTTACATATGAATGGAAGCCAATTGTGTGTAATCATTGTTCTGGTTTGGGCCATTCCATGGCTGAATGCAGGAAAAAAGAAGGAAGGAAACAAGAATGGGTAATCAAAGATAATGGGAAACAGAAGGTTGCAGCTGAATCTAGCAAAGCCACTAAGCTTGATGATGATGGTTTTCAACCAGTTACTAAAGGATGGAAACCAAAAGATCCGGCTCCAGCAATGACTGTCATGGACAATCCTTTTCAGGCTTTAGCAGAAACATTAACAGAACCTCCAACATCAGCTACTGGACAGGGAGATCAGCTTGAGAAATGCCAAAGACAGACTTTAGATGGGGACGACACAGGAGGAGGGGGAGGACCTCCTCTTTCATATGGATAAAATAATGAGTTGGAACGTCCGAGGGATCAACAGCCAACAAAAACAACACTCAGTCAAACATTTGATTGTTAATCAAAAAATAGGGCTAGTTGGTCTTCTTGAGACGAGAGTTAAAGCCCGGAACCTTGGACTTTATATGTTAGAATGTTTTCGGGATGGTGTTTCACATCTAATAGTGCATGGCATGATGGGGGTAGAATAATAGTAAGCTGGAACCCTCTTAGTTTTACTGTGACTATCTTGAGATGCTCAAGTCAATTCATTCATCTGTTTGTTGAACCAGTGGGTAAACAGGGCGATTTCTATGTTACATTTATCTATGGTTTCAATGATGAGGATGGGAGGAGAGGA contains the following coding sequences:
- the LOC133792240 gene encoding uncharacterized protein LOC133792240, with protein sequence MDDIQEEVEFWKSSIVCYALGANPPLSILEGFARRMWNDKIDKVGMLSYGVFLIRSISIADRDEVLRGGYVFFNKRPVVMKAWDPAINFKKEDIRLVPIWVHLDDLDLKYWGEKSLFKIIGQVGTPIMVDEVTKFRDKLSFPRVLIEVSLKQDFPDIIYFEDENGFNTSVSVTYEWKPIVCNHCSGLGHSMAECRKKEGRKQEWVIKDNGKQKVAAESSKATKLDDDGFQPVTKGWKPKDPAPAMTVMDNPFQALAETLTEPPTSATGQGDQLEKCQRQTLDGDDTGGGGGPPLSYG